A region of Cucumis melo cultivar AY chromosome 2, USDA_Cmelo_AY_1.0, whole genome shotgun sequence DNA encodes the following proteins:
- the LOC103492455 gene encoding stomatal closure-related actin-binding protein 1, with product MTRISRTYSDTMQREGVSAVSADVIFASSRFPNYKIGPNNQIVEAKDDPKVLSMKEVVARETAQLLEQQKRLSVRDLASKFEKGLAAAAKLSEEARLREAASLEKHVLLKKLRDALEALRGRVAGRNKDDVEEAIAMVEALAVQLTQREGELIQEKAEVKKLANFLKQASEDAKKLVDEERAFARAEIENAREAVQRVEEALQEHERMSRAAGKQDLEELMKEVQEARRIKMLHQPSKVMDMEHELHALRLQLAEKSKYSILLQKELAISKKAMGDNSNLYEIDGTESLGSYLHIQPSCDTSPDLSKCSIQWYRVASESGKKELISGATKSVYAPEPFDVGKILQADVILDDHRITLTTTGPIDPAAGLGSYVEALVRKHDVEFNVVLTQVNGVNNPSESIHSLHVGKMRIKLCKGKNTIAKEYYSSSMQLCGVRGGGNAAAQALFWQAKKDLSYILAFESERDRNAAIMLARRFAFDCNIILAGPDDRAPSAN from the exons ATGACAAGGATTAGCCGTACTTATAGTGACACAATGCAAAGAGAGGGTGTATCAGCTGTATCAGCTGATGTTATATTTGCTTCCAGTCGGTTTCCAAACTACAAAATTGGACCAAACAATCAGATTGTGGAGGCTAAAGATGATCCCAAAGTACTATCTATGAAGGAGGTTGTTGCTCGTGAGACTGCTCAACTGTTGGAACAGCAGAAACGCCTCTCAGTTCGAGACTTGGCCAGTAAATTTGAGAAGGGTTTGGCTGCTGCTGCTAAGTTATCAGAAGAG GCTAGACTAAGAGAGGCAGCTTCACTGGAAAAACATGTTCTATTGAAGAAGCTTAGGGATGCACTGGAAGCATTAAGAGGACGTGTCGCAGGAAGGAACAAGGATGATGTAGAGGAAGCAATTGCAatg GTGGAAGCATTAGCAGTTCAACTTACTCAGCGAGAAGGGGAACTAATTCAAGAAAAGGCTGAAGTGAAGAAGCTAGCCAATTTTCTTAAGCAG GCTTCAGAAGATGCTAAGAAACTTGTCGATGAGGAAAGAGCTTTTGCACGTGCAGAAATTGAAAATGCAAGAGAAGCAGTTCAGAGAGTGGAAGAAGCCCTACAAGAACATGAACGAATGTCTCGTGCAGCTGGGAAGCAG GACCTAGAGGAACTAATGAAGGAGGTTCAAGAGGCTAGAAGGATCAAAATGCTCCATCAACCAAGCAAG GTTATGGACATGGAACATGAGCTTCATGCATTGAGACTGCAACTTGCCGAGAAGTCCAAGTATTCCATACTACTTCAGAAAGAA CTTGCAATAAGCAAGAAGGCAATGGGAGACAACTCCAACTTATATGAGATAGATGGCACTGAGTCTCTGGGTTCATATCTTCATATCCAACCTTCTTGTGATACTTCTCCAGACCTTTCAAAATGCTCTATCCAGTGGTATCGCGTAGCATCTGAAAGTGGCAAGAAGGAACTTATTTCAG GAGCTACAAAATCCGTTTATGCTCCAGAGCCTTTCGACGTTGGTAAAATCTTGCAAGCTGACGTTATTTTAGACGATCATAGAATCACTTTGACAACCACTGGCCCCATTGATCCAG CTGCTGGTCTGGGAAGCTATGTTGAAGCCCTCGTGCGGAAGCATGATGTTGAGTTTAAT GTAGTTCTTACTCAGGTGAATGGAGTAAATAATCCATCAGAATCTATACATTCACTCCATGTTGGAAAGATGAGGATAAAGCTCTGCAAAGGAAAGAACACCATCGCTAAAGAATATTATTCTTCATCAATGCAG TTATGCGGAGTTCGCGGTGGTGGCAATGCTGCAGCTCAAGCATTGTTTTGGCAAGCTAAGAAAGATCTTTCTTACATATTAGCATTTGAATCTGAGAGAGACAGAAATGCAGCCATAATGTTAGCGAGGCGGTTTGCTTTTGATTGCAAT ATCATTCTTGCTGGACCCGACGACCGAGCTCCATCAGCAAACTGA